The genomic window GACGCCCGGCTCACCAAGCTGGCCGAGATCTTCAGCTCCCAGCGCATCCTCCCCGCGACCGTCGACTTCGTCGACATCGCCGGCATCGTCCGCGGCGCGAGCGAAGGCGAGGGCCTCGGCAACAAGTTCCTGGCGAACATCCGCGAGTCCGACGCGATCTGCCAGGTCATCCGGGCCTTCAAGGACGAGAACGTCGTCCACGTCGACGGCAAGGTCTCGCCCAAGGACGACATCGAGACGATCAACACCGAGCTGATCCTCGCCGACCTCCAGACCATCGAGAAGGTCCTTCCGCGCCTCCAGAAGGAGTCCCGGATCAAGAAGGACGTGGCGCCCAAGGTCGCGGCGGTCGAGGCCGCCCAGGCCATCCTGGAGGAGGGCAATACCCTCTTCTCGCAGGGCATCGTCCAGGGCTCCGAGAAGGCCGCGCTCCTGCACGACCTGCACCTGCTCACCACGAAGCCCTTCCTCTACGTCTTCAACGTCGACGAGGACGAGCTGGTCGACGACGACTTCAAGAACGAGCAGCGCGCCCTCGTCGCCCCCGCCGAGGCGATCTTCCTCAACGCCAAGCTGGAGCAGGACCTCGCCGAGCTCGACGAGGAGGACGCCATCGAGCTCCTCCAGTCCGTCGGTGCGGAGGAGCCGGGCCTGGCCACCCTCGCCCGCGTCGGCTTCGACACCCTCGGTCTCCAGACCTACCTCACGGCAGGCCCCAAGGAATCCCGCGCCTGGACGATCAAGAAGGGCGCCACGGCCCCCGAGGCCGCCGGTGTGATCCACACCGACTTCCAGAAGGGCTTCATCAAGGCCGAGGTCATCTCCTTCGCCGACCTCGTCGCCACGGGCTCGGTCGCCGACGCCCGCTCGGCGGGCAAGGCGCGCATGGAGGGCAAGGACTACGTGATGCAGGACGGCGACGTGGTGGAGTTCCGCTTCAACGTGTGAGCAGTGCATTAACACCACGTTGGTTGCTTGGCAAGCATGCAGGTCAGATGGGGTCCGGCTCTTCCGAGTCGGGCCCCTGGTTTTTGCCCGTGCCGTGGCGGGTTTTGAGCAGGGGTTTGTGGCTGAGCGGCCGCAGCTCGGCAGACGGCCGAACGAGGTGAAGTAAGATTCAATCTACGTAATAATCTGCCTACGTTAATTGCCCCTGGGGGTGTGTCATGGAGTTCCGAGGTCGGGTCGGCGATCTTGAACTGCTGGCCGAGCAGTACCGGACGGTGGCAGAGGGTGCTGGAGCC from Streptomyces formicae includes these protein-coding regions:
- the ychF gene encoding redox-regulated ATPase YchF, whose translation is MSLTIGIVGLPNVGKSTLFNALTKNDVLAANYPFATIEPNVGVVGVPDARLTKLAEIFSSQRILPATVDFVDIAGIVRGASEGEGLGNKFLANIRESDAICQVIRAFKDENVVHVDGKVSPKDDIETINTELILADLQTIEKVLPRLQKESRIKKDVAPKVAAVEAAQAILEEGNTLFSQGIVQGSEKAALLHDLHLLTTKPFLYVFNVDEDELVDDDFKNEQRALVAPAEAIFLNAKLEQDLAELDEEDAIELLQSVGAEEPGLATLARVGFDTLGLQTYLTAGPKESRAWTIKKGATAPEAAGVIHTDFQKGFIKAEVISFADLVATGSVADARSAGKARMEGKDYVMQDGDVVEFRFNV